The proteins below come from a single Prochlorococcus marinus str. MIT 9215 genomic window:
- a CDS encoding DUF1651 domain-containing protein, producing MTSGVANVRTCFYRGSLIDPPTGWLFNKKSGLLIFFESYQKSVSNNLKVYTHLFYANELGEPAQIKNSRLHSIECACETWDELISRGWQIVTNKFQ from the coding sequence ATGACTTCAGGAGTTGCTAATGTTCGGACTTGTTTTTATCGTGGCAGTCTTATTGACCCCCCAACTGGCTGGTTATTTAACAAAAAAAGTGGTTTATTAATTTTTTTTGAAAGTTATCAGAAATCTGTATCTAATAACTTAAAAGTCTATACTCACCTTTTCTATGCAAACGAATTAGGTGAACCAGCCCAAATTAAAAACTCAAGACTTCATTCTATTGAGTGTGCTTGTGAAACATGGGATGAATTAATTTCAAGAGGTTGGCAAATTGTTACTAATAAATTCCAGTAA
- a CDS encoding potassium channel family protein: protein MKLRLFEFYFIKDYLRPWFGLIYSLFFLFFLGAIGYRITEGWEWSDCLWMVLITITTIGFGEVQPLSPEGRIVTILVIVGGLIFIQFTFQKAVRLFESGYFQRVNELRFKRLLRKMENHVILCGYGRVGQEISNQIKTQNIPIIVVESDEDRKKIAEENGLEVLCADATLDETLKLAGLEKCKSLVVTLPNDAANLYVVLSAKGIRSSIRVIARAGTEEAASKLRLAGASIVVSPYIAAGRAMASMALRPIAIDFLDLLAGSECEIEEFELSNDISLFETAEKRSISELGIGKKSGAKILAIKENEKLVTNPGGNFILQPGQVLIAFGSKEQLNILNGLLGNLVVAVELLK from the coding sequence ATGAAGCTTAGATTATTTGAGTTCTATTTTATTAAAGACTATTTAAGGCCTTGGTTTGGTCTTATTTATTCTTTATTCTTTCTGTTTTTTTTAGGTGCAATTGGCTATCGAATAACAGAGGGATGGGAATGGAGTGATTGCTTGTGGATGGTTCTGATCACTATTACCACTATTGGTTTTGGAGAAGTTCAACCTTTAAGTCCTGAAGGCAGGATCGTAACTATTTTAGTAATCGTTGGCGGATTGATCTTTATTCAATTTACTTTTCAAAAAGCTGTTAGATTATTCGAATCCGGCTATTTTCAAAGAGTAAACGAATTACGTTTTAAAAGACTTCTTAGAAAAATGGAAAATCATGTAATTTTGTGCGGATATGGAAGGGTAGGTCAGGAAATATCTAACCAAATAAAAACGCAAAATATACCAATTATTGTAGTTGAGAGCGATGAAGATAGAAAAAAGATTGCAGAAGAAAATGGTTTAGAAGTTCTTTGTGCTGATGCAACTCTAGATGAGACGTTAAAACTCGCAGGATTAGAAAAATGCAAAAGTTTGGTCGTTACCTTACCTAATGATGCTGCAAATTTATATGTAGTTTTAAGTGCTAAAGGTATAAGAAGTTCTATAAGAGTAATAGCAAGAGCTGGAACGGAAGAAGCTGCAAGTAAGTTGAGATTGGCTGGGGCAAGTATAGTTGTAAGTCCTTATATTGCAGCGGGAAGAGCGATGGCATCGATGGCTCTAAGACCAATTGCCATTGATTTTCTAGATCTTTTAGCAGGAAGTGAATGTGAGATTGAAGAATTTGAATTAAGTAATGATATTAGTCTTTTTGAAACAGCTGAGAAAAGATCAATCTCTGAACTTGGAATAGGCAAAAAGAGTGGAGCAAAAATATTAGCCATTAAGGAAAACGAGAAGTTGGTGACTAATCCTGGAGGTAATTTTATTCTTCAACCAGGTCAGGTATTAATAGCATTTGGTAGTAAAGAACAGCTAAATATTTTGAACGGTTTATTAGGTAATCTTGTTGTAGCAGTAGAGCTATTAAAGTAG
- the pstS gene encoding phosphate ABC transporter substrate-binding protein PstS, translating into MGIFKKTLILSSAISLMLSPSAMASKRLSGAGASFPSKIYTRWFFDLAKSGGPRVNYQAVGSGSGRKAFIDETVNFGASDDPMKDSDIEKVKRGLVQIPMVGGTIAFGYNYDCDLKLTQEQAVQVAMGMIKNWKELGCKSGKLTWAHRSDGSGTTKAFTNSMEAFSKTWTLGTGKSVKWPAGVGAKGNSGVAGVIQNTPGVIGYVNQSYIKNNVKAAALQNLSGQFVTPNAESGAIALNGITLDKNLAGKNPNPTAKGAYPIATLTWILAYETGNGRNTKAIQDTFYKLLSDEYQDKAPPLGFVPLKGDILEKSRSAIKKIDR; encoded by the coding sequence ATGGGCATTTTCAAAAAAACTCTCATTTTATCTTCTGCAATTTCATTAATGCTTTCTCCATCTGCAATGGCTTCAAAAAGATTGAGTGGAGCTGGTGCATCATTTCCTTCGAAAATTTATACCAGGTGGTTTTTTGATTTAGCTAAATCTGGAGGCCCTAGAGTTAATTATCAAGCTGTAGGTTCTGGATCTGGAAGAAAAGCTTTCATAGATGAAACTGTTAATTTTGGTGCATCAGATGATCCTATGAAAGATTCTGATATAGAGAAAGTTAAAAGAGGACTTGTACAAATACCGATGGTAGGAGGAACAATTGCATTTGGATATAACTACGATTGCGACTTGAAACTAACACAAGAACAAGCTGTTCAAGTAGCAATGGGAATGATTAAAAATTGGAAGGAATTAGGATGTAAGTCAGGTAAATTAACTTGGGCCCATCGTTCTGACGGTTCAGGCACAACTAAAGCTTTTACAAACTCTATGGAAGCTTTTTCAAAAACCTGGACATTAGGCACAGGTAAGTCTGTTAAGTGGCCAGCAGGTGTTGGAGCAAAAGGGAATTCAGGCGTCGCTGGAGTTATACAAAATACTCCTGGCGTAATTGGTTATGTTAACCAGTCTTATATAAAAAATAATGTTAAAGCTGCTGCACTTCAGAATCTTTCTGGTCAATTCGTTACCCCTAATGCTGAATCAGGCGCGATAGCTTTAAATGGAATAACTCTTGATAAGAACTTGGCTGGTAAAAATCCAAACCCTACTGCTAAAGGAGCTTATCCAATAGCAACCTTAACTTGGATACTTGCTTATGAAACAGGTAATGGAAGGAATACCAAGGCAATTCAAGATACATTCTATAAATTGCTCAGCGACGAATATCAAGATAAAGCTCCGCCTCTAGGATTTGTTCCACTTAAAGGCGATATCCTTGAGAAATCAAGATCCGCCATTAAAAAAATAGATAGATAA
- the pstA gene encoding phosphate ABC transporter permease PstA — MNSLYYQKRLSRNIGDKLFTSLSVICALIAVLPLIFLVTYILIKGGSQITPELFTLEPNPPGDDLDAGGINPALIGTLIITSIASIIAIPVGVGGGIYLAEYSKGGAFSRFIRFGVNVLAGVPSIIAGVFIYALIVSTKILFGSMYSGLAGGMALSILMLPTVIKTTDEGLKLVPNELRYASLGVGASMYTTILKVTLPSAFRSIATGVVLGIARAAGETAPLIFTALFSYYYITGFGDLFYEMGSLAVLIYNFALEPYDAQNKLAWAASFILVLSILLVNIFSRILAAFSEKTKRV, encoded by the coding sequence ATGAATTCACTTTATTACCAGAAAAGATTATCAAGAAATATAGGGGATAAACTCTTTACTTCTTTATCAGTAATTTGTGCATTGATTGCAGTACTCCCTTTGATTTTTCTTGTGACTTATATTCTTATCAAAGGTGGATCTCAAATAACCCCAGAACTATTTACTTTAGAACCAAATCCGCCCGGAGATGATTTAGATGCAGGTGGAATAAACCCTGCTTTGATTGGAACACTAATAATTACGTCTATAGCTTCAATTATTGCAATACCAGTAGGTGTTGGAGGTGGTATATATCTAGCTGAATATTCTAAAGGGGGAGCTTTTTCTAGGTTTATAAGATTCGGGGTAAATGTTTTAGCAGGAGTGCCCTCAATAATTGCCGGTGTATTTATTTATGCCTTAATTGTCTCAACAAAGATCTTATTTGGTAGTATGTACAGTGGCTTGGCCGGAGGTATGGCACTTTCAATATTAATGTTGCCTACTGTGATTAAGACTACTGACGAAGGTTTAAAGTTAGTTCCTAACGAATTAAGATATGCTTCTCTTGGTGTTGGAGCAAGTATGTATACAACTATATTGAAAGTTACTTTGCCCTCTGCCTTTAGGTCTATTGCTACTGGTGTCGTTCTTGGTATCGCAAGAGCTGCAGGTGAAACAGCACCTTTGATATTTACGGCTCTATTCTCTTACTACTACATAACAGGCTTTGGAGACTTGTTTTATGAGATGGGCTCTTTGGCTGTATTGATATACAACTTTGCTCTTGAACCTTATGATGCTCAGAATAAATTAGCCTGGGCAGCTTCCTTTATTCTTGTTTTATCGATACTATTAGTAAATATATTTTCAAGGATATTAGCCGCTTTTAGTGAGAAAACTAAGAGAGTATAA
- a CDS encoding DUF1499 domain-containing protein, producing MVSSTQGLAPITNPLNSVLIEKKLINVDQKFIQLVSIAEGLPRTEVIESGRNYWRGVCRSLIFRFPDDLEILKLDVRSYVDRSKGIIQIRSAARLGQSDLGVNLRRVEYLFNQLEKF from the coding sequence ATGGTTTCCTCTACTCAAGGTCTTGCTCCAATAACCAATCCATTAAATAGTGTCTTAATAGAAAAGAAACTAATAAATGTTGATCAAAAGTTCATTCAACTCGTTTCTATCGCAGAAGGATTACCTCGTACAGAAGTTATTGAAAGTGGAAGGAATTATTGGAGAGGTGTATGTAGGAGCTTGATTTTTAGATTTCCTGATGACCTTGAAATTTTAAAGCTTGATGTAAGAAGTTATGTAGATAGATCTAAAGGAATAATCCAAATAAGATCTGCAGCAAGATTAGGACAATCAGATTTAGGTGTTAATCTAAGAAGAGTGGAATACTTGTTTAATCAATTAGAAAAATTTTAG
- the pstC gene encoding phosphate ABC transporter permease subunit PstC, translating into MEEKLTLFKNRKRFGIEKNIDIIFKNTALVLSSFVAIILLGIILVVFFKSFESFSRYGLMFLVTSEWNPVKDEYGAFTAIYGTLVTSFLSLLITIPLGIGTAIFITEDFIPKVFREIIGSFVELLAAIPSVVLGLWAIFVMEPFLRAFFVFLYNFFGWIPLFSTEPTGRNSLLAILILVVMLLPIVTSIARDSLNQVPKKLRNAAYGIGASRWKTIFSVILPAALSGIMAGVLLALGRAMGETMAVTMIIGNSNAFSWSLLSPGYTISSMLANQFGEADGSQVSSLFYAAFVLMILSLVVNIFAQWLVKKFSLKY; encoded by the coding sequence ATGGAAGAGAAATTAACTCTTTTCAAGAATCGTAAAAGATTCGGTATCGAAAAAAATATAGATATTATCTTCAAGAATACTGCTCTAGTCTTGTCTAGTTTCGTAGCAATAATACTTTTAGGAATTATTTTAGTCGTCTTTTTCAAGTCATTTGAATCCTTTTCAAGGTATGGCTTGATGTTTCTCGTGACTTCTGAATGGAATCCTGTAAAAGATGAATACGGAGCTTTTACTGCAATATATGGGACTTTGGTAACTTCATTTCTTTCGTTATTAATAACTATCCCATTAGGTATTGGAACTGCAATATTTATCACCGAGGACTTTATCCCTAAAGTTTTTAGAGAAATAATAGGTTCGTTTGTCGAATTACTTGCAGCTATACCATCAGTTGTATTGGGGCTTTGGGCAATATTTGTAATGGAACCTTTTTTAAGAGCATTTTTTGTTTTTTTATATAATTTCTTTGGTTGGATACCTTTATTTAGTACGGAACCCACAGGCAGGAATTCCTTGTTAGCAATATTAATTTTAGTAGTAATGCTTTTGCCTATAGTGACCTCTATTGCAAGAGATTCACTTAATCAGGTTCCTAAAAAGCTTAGAAATGCAGCATATGGAATTGGAGCAAGTAGATGGAAAACAATATTTTCAGTGATTTTGCCAGCTGCATTATCAGGAATTATGGCAGGTGTTCTTCTTGCTTTAGGTAGAGCAATGGGAGAAACAATGGCTGTCACAATGATTATTGGGAATTCTAATGCATTTAGTTGGTCTCTATTATCCCCTGGATATACCATTTCCTCCATGCTTGCAAACCAGTTTGGAGAGGCAGATGGAAGTCAGGTTTCATCACTTTTTTATGCCGCTTTTGTACTGATGATCCTATCTTTAGTGGTTAATATCTTTGCGCAATGGTTAGTTAAGAAATTTAGTCTTAAATATTAG
- a CDS encoding chlorophyll a/b-binding protein, whose translation MDALTSFIVVIVAITIQFSLYAIKRLQEPLEPNYLIDKNSKKIKSYMGKYWKNAEITNGRLAMIGFFALIINYGLFGWIIPGFI comes from the coding sequence ATGGATGCTCTTACTAGTTTTATAGTTGTTATAGTGGCAATCACAATTCAATTCTCTTTATACGCCATCAAAAGGCTACAAGAACCTTTAGAACCAAATTACTTGATAGATAAAAATTCGAAAAAAATTAAAAGCTATATGGGTAAATATTGGAAAAATGCCGAAATAACAAATGGAAGATTAGCTATGATTGGTTTTTTTGCTTTAATAATAAACTACGGTCTTTTTGGGTGGATAATTCCAGGGTTTATTTAA
- a CDS encoding SDR family oxidoreductase yields the protein MSTYLVTGSNRGIGLELCRQIHKRGENVIATCRKASKELRDLGVRIEENIDITSDESISNLCNKLSRVNLDCLIHNAGIYEFNSFENLDKKSILRQFEVNALSPICMTQSLKHLLKRSSKVAFITSRMGSIEDNTSGSSYGYRMSKVALSMAAKSLSIDLSREDIYVAILHPGLVSTRMTGFTRNGISPEESANGLLKRIGSLNKNNSGMFWHANGEILPW from the coding sequence ATGTCGACTTATCTTGTTACAGGATCAAATAGGGGGATTGGATTAGAACTATGTAGGCAAATTCATAAGAGGGGAGAAAATGTAATTGCAACGTGTAGGAAAGCTTCAAAAGAACTTAGAGATTTAGGAGTGAGAATTGAAGAGAATATAGACATTACTTCTGATGAGTCGATATCAAATTTGTGTAACAAACTATCTAGAGTCAATTTAGATTGCTTAATTCATAACGCAGGAATTTATGAATTTAATTCTTTCGAAAACTTAGATAAAAAAAGTATTTTGCGGCAATTTGAAGTCAATGCATTGAGCCCAATATGTATGACTCAATCACTTAAACATCTTTTAAAAAGATCATCTAAAGTTGCTTTTATCACAAGTAGAATGGGATCGATCGAAGATAATACATCAGGAAGTTCTTATGGTTACAGGATGTCTAAGGTAGCCTTGTCTATGGCAGCAAAATCACTTTCTATAGATTTATCAAGAGAAGATATTTATGTAGCTATTTTGCATCCTGGGTTAGTGAGTACAAGAATGACTGGCTTTACAAGAAATGGAATTAGTCCTGAAGAATCAGCAAATGGTCTTTTAAAACGTATTGGTTCTTTAAATAAAAATAACTCGGGAATGTTTTGGCATGCCAACGGTGAAATTTTGCCCTGGTAA
- the pstB gene encoding phosphate ABC transporter ATP-binding protein PstB: MIKTNKKTPKNIILSLENVSISYGTFEAVRNVFCNFKKGNITSLIGPSGCGKSTVLRSLNRMNDLIPNCSLKGTVLFDGTNIYDKRVDPVEVRRRIGMVFQQPNPFPKSIYENIAFGARINGFTGEMDELVESSLRKAALWDECKDKLNDSGYSLSGGQQQRLCIARTIAIEPEIILMDEPCSALDPISTLKIEETMHELKKNYTIIIVTHNMQQALRVSDMTAFFNAIEYEDGDGGKVGYLAEFNSTKKIFNSPKEKTTQEYISGKFG; the protein is encoded by the coding sequence ATGATTAAAACTAATAAAAAAACACCAAAGAATATCATTTTATCTCTTGAGAATGTCTCTATTAGCTATGGAACTTTTGAAGCAGTAAGAAATGTTTTTTGTAATTTTAAAAAAGGAAATATAACCTCCCTTATTGGACCTTCAGGTTGTGGCAAATCAACTGTTCTTAGATCATTAAATAGGATGAACGATTTGATTCCTAATTGTTCGTTAAAAGGAACTGTCCTTTTTGATGGAACTAATATTTACGATAAAAGAGTAGATCCAGTTGAAGTAAGAAGAAGAATTGGGATGGTTTTTCAACAACCTAATCCTTTCCCTAAATCTATTTACGAAAATATTGCATTTGGAGCAAGAATTAATGGCTTTACGGGAGAAATGGATGAATTAGTGGAAAGTTCACTAAGAAAGGCTGCTTTATGGGACGAGTGTAAGGATAAATTAAACGATAGTGGTTACTCTTTATCTGGCGGACAACAACAAAGATTATGTATCGCTAGAACTATTGCTATTGAGCCTGAAATAATTCTCATGGATGAGCCATGCTCAGCTTTGGATCCTATATCTACTTTGAAAATAGAAGAGACGATGCACGAACTTAAGAAGAATTACACAATAATAATCGTTACTCATAATATGCAACAGGCATTAAGAGTCAGCGATATGACTGCATTCTTTAATGCAATTGAGTATGAAGATGGTGATGGAGGAAAGGTTGGTTATCTTGCAGAATTTAATTCGACAAAGAAAATTTTTAACTCTCCAAAAGAAAAAACTACTCAGGAATACATATCAGGTAAATTTGGTTGA
- the pdeM gene encoding ligase-associated DNA damage response endonuclease PdeM codes for MKKSSFKFSWEDTLLEMLPSRALFIPETKDLLICDIHLGKADYFQQNGIPLTNNSDENNFTRIKQIVKKYSPEKLIILGDLFHSKYSIDKTLQKKVEDLPELLKTNVELVLGNHDVGCDIKNLKIFNERKIKNITFSHEPVNLENNKTLNICGHYHPKIYLKNNGDKLTFRCFAMDMNKNVLYLPAFGDLTGGYPCKKLFKKWAIVSEEEIIEIKSQEKSY; via the coding sequence ATGAAAAAAAGTTCTTTTAAATTTAGTTGGGAAGATACATTGTTAGAGATGCTTCCTTCAAGAGCGTTATTTATACCGGAGACAAAAGATTTGTTAATATGTGATATCCATCTTGGAAAAGCTGATTATTTTCAGCAAAATGGTATACCTCTTACTAATAATTCTGATGAAAATAATTTCACAAGAATAAAACAAATAGTAAAAAAATATAGTCCTGAAAAGTTAATAATATTGGGAGACTTATTCCACAGCAAATATTCAATAGATAAAACTCTTCAAAAAAAAGTTGAAGATCTTCCTGAACTTCTAAAAACTAATGTTGAACTTGTCCTCGGAAACCACGATGTAGGTTGTGATATTAAAAATTTAAAAATTTTTAATGAAAGAAAAATTAAAAATATTACTTTTAGCCATGAACCAGTTAATTTAGAAAACAATAAAACCTTGAATATTTGTGGACATTATCATCCAAAAATCTATTTAAAAAACAATGGAGATAAATTAACTTTTAGGTGCTTTGCAATGGATATGAATAAAAATGTTTTATATCTTCCTGCATTTGGAGACTTAACTGGCGGATATCCCTGCAAAAAGTTATTTAAAAAATGGGCAATTGTTTCTGAAGAAGAAATTATCGAAATAAAATCTCAAGAAAAATCCTATTGA
- a CDS encoding NAD-dependent DNA ligase, which yields MKTYLEERIEWYDDNYRNGNALISDKQFDQLEKNLLRTNPNCDYFKKKNKLVLPSLEKDSIDEFLKGLLVDTRLLIEPKIDGCAVALQYRDGTLEKAISRKGVDITSKLIKVQDIPNNLPLRGVLQVRGELYAPNQSPNISQRIASGFLRAKEGFSERLSFCAFQILNSTLNQYESKKNLSKLGFTIPQDISCNFTSQVEVFRKQWLEGKLFSKYPTDGIVVKINSRKLQLIREKSNLDYPYWQVAIKR from the coding sequence ATGAAGACTTATTTAGAAGAACGAATTGAATGGTATGACGATAATTATAGAAATGGTAATGCTTTAATCTCTGATAAGCAGTTCGACCAACTTGAAAAAAATTTATTAAGGACAAACCCTAATTGTGATTACTTTAAAAAGAAAAATAAACTAGTTTTACCTTCATTAGAAAAGGATTCAATAGATGAATTTTTGAAAGGATTATTAGTAGATACCAGATTATTAATTGAACCAAAAATTGATGGTTGTGCTGTTGCTTTGCAATATAGGGATGGAACCTTGGAGAAAGCAATTTCAAGAAAAGGGGTAGACATCACTAGTAAACTTATTAAAGTCCAAGACATTCCCAATAATCTCCCTTTACGAGGAGTTCTTCAAGTTAGAGGTGAATTATATGCACCCAACCAAAGTCCAAATATCTCCCAGAGAATCGCTTCTGGATTTCTAAGAGCTAAAGAAGGATTTTCTGAAAGACTTAGCTTCTGCGCATTTCAAATACTTAATTCAACACTTAACCAATATGAGTCCAAAAAAAATCTTTCAAAGCTTGGCTTCACGATCCCTCAGGATATTTCATGCAACTTTACGAGCCAAGTTGAAGTATTTCGAAAACAATGGCTAGAGGGGAAGCTTTTTAGTAAATATCCAACAGATGGAATAGTAGTAAAAATAAATTCTAGAAAGTTACAATTGATTAGAGAAAAATCAAATTTAGATTATCCTTATTGGCAAGTGGCAATAAAACGTTAA
- a CDS encoding DUF3303 domain-containing protein, which yields MQRYLISYEFTDGEDQEEGAEMLINWYESGGPQNRPENYEVHSWIFMVQNGIGHSVVSADSLETIWKQWHPWRRLMDISIQPCMDLDETVGLFKKQKMNTRIV from the coding sequence ATGCAAAGGTATTTGATTTCCTACGAATTTACAGATGGCGAGGATCAAGAAGAAGGGGCGGAAATGCTAATTAATTGGTACGAGTCAGGTGGTCCCCAAAATAGACCTGAAAACTATGAGGTTCATTCTTGGATTTTTATGGTTCAAAATGGAATTGGACATTCTGTAGTGAGTGCAGATTCTCTTGAGACAATTTGGAAGCAATGGCATCCCTGGAGAAGGTTAATGGATATAAGTATTCAGCCGTGTATGGATCTTGATGAGACTGTCGGATTATTCAAAAAACAAAAAATGAATACACGGATAGTTTAA
- a CDS encoding TIGR02450 family Trp-rich protein, whose amino-acid sequence MKWPPTLCWTAPKTINGNRHFQVKAYGGKNEDRWVDIFPTKNKKDIKRILWVKLKSEWTSGWLRLPKDKD is encoded by the coding sequence ATGAAATGGCCTCCTACTCTTTGTTGGACAGCACCAAAAACTATTAATGGTAATAGGCATTTTCAAGTTAAAGCTTATGGCGGTAAAAATGAAGATAGATGGGTTGATATTTTTCCTACCAAAAATAAAAAAGATATTAAAAGGATCCTATGGGTAAAACTAAAATCAGAATGGACTTCTGGATGGTTAAGGCTACCAAAAGATAAAGATTAA